The following coding sequences are from one Pigmentibacter sp. JX0631 window:
- the nusB gene encoding transcription antitermination factor NusB: MIENSKGLKPADFKQIRRSAVQFVYQQDINQQFVMQYQTLQHFMHQSEVIEAQKDFLRNFLTVLFENSKKIDDLIEAYAKNWKISRIAKVDLAILRVAILELLERNDTDVGVIIAEAASIAQEFGSGNSASFVNGILDAIAKDVRKA; this comes from the coding sequence ATGATTGAGAATAGCAAAGGTTTAAAACCCGCTGATTTTAAACAAATTAGAAGATCTGCAGTTCAGTTTGTGTATCAACAAGATATTAATCAACAATTTGTAATGCAATATCAAACTCTACAACATTTTATGCATCAATCTGAAGTCATCGAAGCACAGAAAGACTTTTTGCGAAATTTTTTGACAGTACTTTTTGAGAATAGTAAAAAGATTGATGATTTAATAGAAGCATACGCAAAAAACTGGAAAATTTCTAGAATAGCTAAAGTTGATCTTGCAATTTTACGTGTCGCTATTTTAGAACTTTTGGAAAGAAATGACACAGATGTAGGCGTTATCATAGCTGAAGCAGCTTCGATTGCGCAGGAGTTTGGATCAGGAAATTCAGCTAGTTTTGTTAATGGCATACTTGATGCAATTGCTAAAGATGTGCGGAAAGCTTAA
- a CDS encoding PilZ domain-containing protein, with translation MPGEKQAKKIEKRKNVRHEIDFIVSLYRNGTLVAPNNRFKNISTAGALISISREFDFIIGERYILILEEDRLLQEFNLTLDPIEALVKHKDQSNEFLVGFSFCNITDRNKRIIKKIIDNKFMLKNFPKSWQITK, from the coding sequence ATGCCTGGAGAAAAGCAAGCTAAAAAAATTGAGAAAAGAAAAAATGTCAGACATGAAATCGATTTTATAGTTTCTTTATACAGAAATGGAACTTTAGTTGCTCCTAACAATCGCTTTAAAAATATTTCAACTGCAGGTGCATTAATTAGTATATCTAGAGAATTTGATTTTATTATAGGGGAAAGATATATTTTAATTCTTGAAGAAGATAGACTTTTGCAAGAATTTAATTTGACTCTTGACCCAATAGAAGCACTAGTTAAGCATAAAGATCAAAGTAATGAGTTTCTTGTGGGATTTTCTTTTTGTAACATTACCGACAGGAATAAAAGAATAATAAAAAAAATAATTGACAATAAATTCATGCTGAAAAATTTTCCTAAATCGTGGCAAATAACTAAATAA
- a CDS encoding DUF1338 family protein gives MNLLENVRSKINCKLWEEFKTNNEDACKIHNFLSIISNSKITFDHYALIDIPGPNTGMDNLFQVYSCLGYLSQGRERLIEKQNRFMWLAECTALGKQAIEAPPQVVISDFVLSEFPDEIRKIVLKYSELTPELNIELFQKLCGKTFLGDETAAQELVKITCDYLNKDWPLLTLKEYNTVNEFNELLSWALVFGRVPNHYTFNISLLNAFDSLSNFVEYFQKNLNIELNISPSIIKGSKNDLLEQCSTKGKLIKTQLIDGEVIVPSAFIEFTWRYPLVQNPEKWEEYFTGFVTNNANHVIESVYL, from the coding sequence ATGAATCTTTTAGAAAATGTAAGATCAAAGATTAACTGCAAACTTTGGGAAGAATTTAAAACTAATAATGAAGATGCTTGTAAAATACATAATTTTTTGAGCATAATTTCAAACTCAAAAATTACTTTTGACCATTACGCTTTGATAGACATTCCTGGTCCAAATACTGGTATGGACAATCTATTTCAAGTTTATTCCTGTTTAGGTTATCTATCTCAAGGGAGAGAAAGATTAATTGAAAAACAAAACAGGTTTATGTGGCTTGCTGAATGTACTGCTTTAGGAAAACAAGCCATTGAAGCTCCTCCACAAGTAGTAATTTCTGATTTTGTACTATCTGAATTTCCTGATGAAATTAGAAAAATAGTTTTAAAGTATTCAGAACTAACTCCAGAGTTGAATATTGAACTATTTCAAAAATTGTGTGGTAAAACTTTTTTAGGTGATGAAACTGCTGCGCAAGAATTAGTTAAAATAACATGTGACTATCTGAATAAAGATTGGCCTTTATTAACACTAAAGGAATATAATACTGTCAATGAATTTAATGAGCTACTATCTTGGGCATTGGTATTTGGAAGAGTTCCAAATCACTATACTTTTAATATAAGCCTTTTAAATGCATTTGACTCCCTAAGTAATTTTGTTGAATATTTCCAGAAAAACTTAAATATTGAACTAAATATTTCACCTAGCATTATAAAAGGGTCTAAAAATGATCTATTAGAACAATGTTCGACTAAAGGTAAATTAATTAAAACTCAGTTAATTGATGGTGAAGTAATAGTGCCAAGTGCTTTTATAGAATTCACCTGGCGATATCCATTAGTACAAAATCCTGAAAAATGGGAAGAATATTTCACTGGTTTTGTAACTAATAATGCAAACCATGTTATAGAATCTGTTTATTTATAG
- a CDS encoding serine hydrolase domain-containing protein has translation MRKILLILIIFTNSCMHKTENGSLEKVNNKINSLNLKNNPISIAINCPKKFKENVVYLNYGSTKKEQEIMPNENSIYEIGSLTKLYLAALTIQQVEKGNISLEESIAKYLPNIPSDWQDIKIKNLLNMTSGIPSHFGSANLYSVENFHSYMLNPYQYFDKNLIIQKILTQKALFKSGIAWDYSNINYLLIGIILEKITGKKLDTLFKENISEKLHLKNTYFVNHFIRDEIPNSKINTLVEGYPSLENYLAKKNANTFSVSAAWGSGNVISSTKDVHIFITSFFNKDGKLFNQKNTYELFKNYFFEIASYNLSNYFNSNKYSLGVFAKTNEVTGLTDYLHTGGIPGYNSLFSITPSENVSYCLLTGSLNLDEFTNLVKGINDFINHECY, from the coding sequence ATGAGAAAAATATTACTCATACTAATTATTTTTACTAACTCTTGTATGCATAAAACTGAGAATGGGAGTTTAGAAAAAGTAAATAATAAAATTAATTCATTAAATTTAAAAAATAATCCAATTTCTATAGCTATTAATTGTCCAAAAAAGTTTAAAGAAAATGTTGTTTATTTAAACTATGGAAGTACAAAAAAAGAGCAAGAAATTATGCCAAATGAAAATTCAATATATGAAATAGGAAGCCTTACAAAATTGTATTTAGCAGCACTCACTATCCAGCAAGTTGAAAAAGGAAATATTAGCCTAGAAGAAAGTATTGCAAAGTATCTTCCAAACATACCAAGCGATTGGCAAGACATAAAAATTAAAAATTTACTAAATATGACCAGTGGGATTCCAAGTCATTTTGGAAGTGCAAATTTATATAGTGTAGAAAATTTTCATTCATATATGCTGAATCCTTATCAATATTTTGATAAAAATTTAATTATCCAGAAAATTTTAACACAGAAAGCTTTATTTAAAAGTGGAATAGCCTGGGACTATTCAAATATAAATTATTTATTAATTGGCATTATTTTAGAAAAAATTACAGGAAAGAAATTAGATACATTATTCAAAGAAAACATTTCTGAAAAATTACATTTAAAGAATACTTACTTTGTAAATCATTTTATAAGAGACGAAATTCCAAATTCTAAAATAAATACTTTAGTAGAAGGGTATCCTTCCTTAGAAAACTATTTAGCTAAAAAGAATGCAAATACTTTTAGCGTATCAGCTGCATGGGGTTCAGGTAATGTAATATCCTCAACAAAGGATGTTCATATATTCATCACTTCATTTTTTAACAAAGATGGTAAATTATTTAACCAAAAAAATACTTATGAACTATTTAAAAACTACTTTTTTGAAATTGCAAGCTATAATCTTAGTAATTATTTTAATTCAAATAAATATTCCCTCGGGGTATTTGCAAAAACAAATGAAGTAACTGGTTTGACTGACTACTTACATACAGGAGGGATACCTGGTTATAATTCTTTGTTTTCTATTACTCCGTCTGAAAATGTTTCATATTGTTTGCTAACTGGTTCTTTAAATTTAGATGAGTTTACAAATTTAGTTAAAGGAATTAATGATTTTATTAATCATGAATGTTATTAA
- a CDS encoding trypsin-like serine protease, protein MKYILNVIVTIFIFSCSKKNEIIYNKINNKNNEVNNTCDNFTISSNKVSKNCDRYDIENAPENNSIVKIKTQGSTICSGFFVHDYYVLTAAHCVFSNKEYVVESFNKKESETINVITHPLAFNSIGINFPFNKEKYLTYIGDIALVKTKLSAKEINATKIEILSEPIEANESVVIIGYGITEYKSEKELNWTLANLIDTNINNAYHSNLKLPYLRQEEYAKKIFNLYRNLDAIIAQSNLDKSLIQYKPSETVTFTYGNRTKGSCLNGDSGGPILVKKNNKYFAYALNSFGSAMFYPTNQICMGTVIKYYQNWMNSFLN, encoded by the coding sequence ATGAAATACATATTAAATGTCATAGTTACAATTTTTATTTTTTCCTGTTCCAAAAAAAACGAAATAATTTATAACAAAATAAATAATAAAAATAATGAGGTAAATAATACATGTGACAATTTTACTATCTCATCGAATAAAGTATCTAAAAATTGTGATAGATATGATATAGAAAATGCACCAGAGAATAATTCAATTGTTAAAATAAAGACTCAAGGATCTACAATTTGTTCAGGTTTTTTTGTACATGATTATTATGTTCTAACAGCAGCACACTGTGTTTTTTCTAACAAAGAATATGTTGTAGAATCTTTCAACAAGAAGGAATCTGAAACTATTAATGTAATAACTCATCCTTTAGCATTTAATAGTATTGGTATTAATTTTCCTTTTAATAAAGAAAAATACCTAACTTATATAGGTGACATTGCTTTAGTAAAAACCAAACTTAGTGCAAAAGAAATAAATGCTACAAAGATTGAAATTCTTTCTGAACCCATTGAGGCAAATGAAAGTGTTGTGATTATTGGATATGGAATCACTGAATATAAATCAGAAAAAGAATTAAATTGGACATTAGCAAACTTAATCGACACCAATATAAATAATGCATATCATAGTAATTTAAAACTCCCCTACTTAAGACAAGAAGAATATGCTAAAAAAATATTTAATTTATATAGAAATCTTGACGCCATAATTGCACAAAGTAATTTGGATAAATCACTTATACAATATAAACCCTCTGAAACTGTAACTTTTACATACGGAAACAGAACTAAAGGATCGTGCTTAAATGGGGATTCTGGTGGTCCAATCCTTGTTAAAAAAAATAATAAGTATTTTGCTTATGCATTAAACTCTTTTGGTTCTGCAATGTTTTATCCTACGAATCAGATATGCATGGGTACTGTTATAAAATATTACCAAAATTGGATGAATTCTTTTTTAAACTAA
- a CDS encoding sporulation-delaying protein SdpB family protein, whose translation MQLKEKFSYLNPLQGFARSLLGLATFILLYINDLNVIFIQDSYSNEFIQKNIIKDINLFYIFGFTYSKIISLIILFFVIIGYKPRYFYFLHLWVSFSFVNACKFIEGGDQINYLITLFLCPLVLIDKRKWHWFTQNQKYEGNFRNFFSNEISFLILILISIQAFIFYFHASVGKLFVPDWVNGEALYYWFNDSFFGSPKYLKYFINTVIDNDYVIVFLTYGVLVFELLLAVCIFMPIQYKSIFCFLGILFHFSIAIIHGLPAFFLNVSAFLILYTLDYRVLKNYSNIIYKKWENKYSDNYNVYYDGNCGICKIFISKFVNINNSYFKINFIPLFDNSINEIKINSEKDKMIFFNGALGINFLLSISSKKLFFIIVIIEKLYFPLIIEKFFYRIFAKNRNIISKIINIKSCSIKD comes from the coding sequence ATGCAATTAAAAGAAAAATTTAGTTATCTAAATCCTTTACAAGGTTTTGCTAGGTCTTTATTAGGTCTTGCTACTTTTATTCTTTTATATATTAATGACTTAAATGTAATATTTATTCAAGATTCTTATTCAAACGAGTTCATTCAAAAAAATATTATAAAAGATATTAATTTATTTTATATATTTGGATTCACATATAGCAAGATAATATCTTTAATTATACTATTTTTTGTAATAATTGGATATAAGCCAAGATATTTTTACTTTCTACATCTATGGGTTTCTTTTAGTTTTGTAAATGCTTGTAAATTCATAGAAGGAGGTGATCAGATTAATTACTTGATAACTTTATTTTTATGTCCATTAGTATTAATTGACAAAAGAAAATGGCACTGGTTTACACAAAATCAAAAATACGAAGGCAATTTTAGAAATTTTTTTAGTAACGAAATATCATTTCTAATTTTAATATTAATAAGTATACAAGCTTTTATTTTTTATTTTCATGCTAGTGTAGGTAAGCTTTTTGTACCAGATTGGGTTAATGGTGAAGCTTTGTACTACTGGTTTAATGATTCATTTTTTGGTTCACCAAAATATTTAAAATATTTTATAAATACAGTCATAGATAATGATTATGTTATCGTATTTTTAACTTATGGAGTTTTAGTTTTTGAATTACTTTTAGCTGTATGCATTTTTATGCCCATACAATATAAATCAATTTTTTGCTTTCTTGGAATATTGTTTCATTTTAGTATTGCTATAATTCATGGATTACCTGCATTTTTTTTAAATGTAAGTGCTTTTTTAATACTTTATACTTTAGATTATAGAGTATTAAAAAACTATAGCAATATAATCTATAAAAAATGGGAAAATAAATACTCTGACAATTATAACGTATATTATGATGGAAATTGTGGGATTTGCAAAATATTTATATCAAAATTTGTCAATATAAATAATAGCTACTTTAAAATAAATTTTATACCTTTATTTGATAATTCAATTAATGAAATTAAAATAAATTCTGAGAAAGATAAAATGATATTTTTTAATGGAGCGTTAGGAATAAATTTTTTATTAAGTATTTCATCAAAAAAATTATTCTTCATAATAGTGATAATTGAAAAATTATATTTTCCATTAATTATAGAAAAATTCTTTTATAGAATTTTTGCAAAAAATAGAAATATTATTTCAAAAATTATAAATATAAAATCATGTTCAATAAAAGACTAA
- a CDS encoding SdpA family antimicrobial peptide system protein, giving the protein MFKRNIVFVVYRTFLFLFLISIFFLVLIFYVPNIAINSNMKQKNILISTLPQGWAFFTKDPKEERISLYWDKNPFEEYDFIGTRFNEYFGFDREVRKYISEIINMSSLIPENNWVQGDFNKIIYFKGNQNLLSIDKKHKYFKNFCSKNYVYIKHKPQIRAWRYFENTQKVKYTKVKFVCN; this is encoded by the coding sequence ATGTTTAAAAGAAATATAGTATTTGTCGTTTACAGAACTTTTCTTTTTTTGTTTTTAATATCTATATTTTTTTTAGTATTGATTTTTTACGTTCCAAATATTGCTATAAATTCAAATATGAAACAAAAAAATATTTTAATTTCTACATTACCACAAGGATGGGCTTTCTTTACAAAAGATCCTAAGGAAGAAAGAATATCTTTGTATTGGGATAAAAATCCATTTGAAGAATATGATTTTATTGGAACTAGATTTAATGAATATTTTGGATTTGATAGAGAAGTAAGAAAATATATTTCTGAGATAATCAATATGAGTAGTTTAATTCCTGAGAATAATTGGGTACAAGGAGATTTTAATAAAATTATATATTTTAAAGGCAATCAAAATTTATTAAGTATTGACAAGAAACATAAATATTTTAAAAATTTCTGCAGTAAAAATTATGTATATATAAAACATAAACCACAAATAAGAGCTTGGAGATATTTTGAAAATACCCAAAAAGTTAAATATACAAAGGTAAAATTTGTATGCAATTAA